A region from the Vicia villosa cultivar HV-30 ecotype Madison, WI linkage group LG3, Vvil1.0, whole genome shotgun sequence genome encodes:
- the LOC131661017 gene encoding chaperone protein ClpC, chloroplastic-like, with translation MARVLAQSLTVPGLVAGQKLSQHKGSGKSKRSVKTMCASRTSGLRVPGFSGLRTINHLDTMLRPGLDFHSKVSMAISSRRARAKRFIPRAMFERFTEKAIKVIMLAQEEARRLGHNFVGTEQILLGLIGEGTGIAAKVLKSMGINLKDARVEVEKIIGRGSGFVAVEIPFTPRAKRVLELSLEEARQLGHNYIGSEHLLLGLLREGEGVAARVLENLGADPTNIRTQVIRMVGESADSVTATVGSGSSNNKTPTLEEYGTNLTKLAEEGKLDPVVGRQPQIERVTQILGRRTKNNPCLIGEPGVGKTAIAEGLAQRIANGDVPETIEGKKVITLDMGLLVAGTKYRGEFEERLKKLMEEIKQSDEIILFIDEVHTLIGAGAAEGAIDAANILKPALARGELQCIGATTLDEYRKHIEKDPALERRFQPVKVPEPTVDETIQILKGLRERYEIHHKLRYTDEALVAAAQLSYQYISDRFLPDKAIDLIDEAGSRVRLQHAQLPEEAKELDKEVRKIVKEKEEFVRNQDFEKAGELRDKEMDLKAQISALVEKGKEMSKAETETADEGPIVTEVDIQHIVSSWTGIPVDKVSADESDRLLKMEDTLHKRIIGQDEAVEAISRAIRRARVGLKNPNRPIASFIFSGPTGVGKSELAKALAAYYFGSEEAMIRLDMSEFMERHTVSKLIGSPPGYVGYTEGGQLTEAVRRRPYTVVLFDEIEKAHPDVFNMMLQILEDGRLTDSKGRTVDFKNTLLIMTSNVGSSVIEKGGRRIGFDLDYDEKDGSYNRIKSLVTEELKQYFRPEFLNRLDEMIVFRQLTKLEVKEIADIMLKEVFQRLKVKEIELQVTERFRDRVVDEGYNPSYGARPLRRAIMRLLEDSMAEKMLAREIKEGDSVIVDVDSDGKVIVLNGSSGAPESLPEALSI, from the exons ATGGCTAGAGTTTTGGCTCAGTCACTTACTGTTCCTGGCCTAGTGGCTGGGCAGAAGCTTAGTCAACATAAGGGATCGGGAAAGTCTAAGCGATCAGTCAAGACGATGTGTGCTTCGCGAACAAGCGGATTAAGAGTGCCAGGTTTCTCGGGACTTCGTACTATCAATCATTTGGATACTATGCTgagacctggactggattttcaTTCGAAAGTATCGATGGCAATTTCTTCACGGCGGGCGAGGGCTAAGAGATTCATTCCTAGAGCCATGTTTGAGCGTTTCACGGAGAAAGCAATCAAAGTGATAATGCTTGCTCAGGAGGAAGCGAGACGTCTTGGTCACAATTTTGTAGGAACTGAGCAGATTCTTTTGGGTCTTATTGGTGAAGGAACTGGTATTGCCGCTAAGGTTTTGAAGTCTATGGGAATCAACCTTAAAGATGCACGAGTTGAAGTGGAGAAGATAATTGGAAGAGGTAGTGGATTTGTTGCTGTCGAGATTCCATTTACTCCCCGTGCAAAGCGTGTATTGGAACTTTCACTGGAGGAAGCTCGCCAACTTG GTCACAATTATATTGGATCAGAGCACTTGCTTCTAGGTCTTCTTCGAGAGGGTGAGGGTGTAGCAGCACGTGTTCTTGAAAACCTGGGCGCTGATCCTACTAACATTCGCACACAG GTTATTCGCATGGTGGGTGAGAGTGCTGACAGTGTTACTGCTACTGTTGGCTCAGGAAGTAGTAACAATAAAACGCCAACTTTGGAGGAGTATGGAACCAATTTGACCAAGCTTGCAGAAGAG GGAAAGTTGGATCCTGTGGTGGGAAGGCAGCCACAAATTGAACGTGTCACCCAAATTTTAGGCCGCCGCACCAAAAACAATCCTTGTCTTATTGGAGAGCCTGGTGTtgggaagacagcaattgctgaAGGTCTTGCTCAGCGGATCGCTAATGGTGATGTACCTGAAACAATCGAAGGAAAAAAG GTTATAACCCTCGACATGGGTCTGCTTGTAGCTGGAACCAAATACCGTGGTGAGTTTGAGGAGAGGTTGAAGAAACTGATGGAAGAAATCAAACAAAGTGATGAGATCATACTTTTTATCGATGAAGTGCACACTCTAATTGGAGCAGGAGCAGCTGAAGGTGCTATTGATGCTGCTAACATACTAAAACCAGCTCTTGCAAGAGGTGAACTACAG TGTATTGGAGCCACAACATTGGATGAATACAGGAAGCACATTGAAAAAGACCCAGCTTTGGAGAGACGATTCCAGCCAGTTAAAGTACCAGAACCAACTGTAGATGAAACCATACAGATACTGAAAGGTCTTAGAGAACGTTATGAGATTCACCACAAGCTCCGCTATACTGATGAGGCTCTTGTAGCTGCTGCGCAACTTTCGTACCAGTATATCAG TGATCGATTTTTGCCTGACAAAGCTATAGATTTGATTGATGAAGCTGGTTCACGAGTCCGTCTTCAACATGCACAG TTGCCAGAAGAGGCAAAAGAACTTGACAAGGAGGTTAGGAAGATTGTTAAGGAGAAAGAGGAATTTGTTCGCAACCAAGACTTTGAAAAG GCTGGAGAACTGCGAGACAAAGAAATGGATCTCAAGGCGCAAATCTCAGCACTTGTAGAGAAAGGCAAGGAGATGAGCAAAGCAGAGACTGAGACAGCAGATGAAGGTCCTATTGTGACTGAAGTTGACATTCAACATATTGTGTCCTCCTGGACAGGTATTCCTGTTGATAAAGTCTCAGCAGATGAATCTGATCGCCTCCTTAAGATGGAAGATACTTTACACAAGAGAATCATTGGTCAGGATGAAGCAGTGGAAGCCATTAGTCGGGCTATTCGTAGAGCCCGAGTTGGATTGAAGAACCCTAATCGTCCAATTGCCAGCTTCATCTTTTCTGGTCCAACTGGTGTGGGGAAGTCCGAGTTGGCCAAAGCATTGGCTGCATACTACTTTGGCTCTGAAGAAGCCATGATTCGTCTTGACATGAGTGAATTCATGGAAAGGCACACAGTCTCCAAACTTATTGGTTCACCTCCAGGATATGTTGGTTACACCGAAGGCGGTCAATTGACTGAAGCAGTTCGGCGTCGTCCATACACTGTCGTACTCTTTGATGAGATTGAGAAAGCCCATCCTGATGTATTCAACATGATGCTTCAAATCCTTGAAGATGGAAGATTAACAGACAGCAAGGGTAGAACTGTGGATTTCAAGAATACACTTCTTATAATGACATCAAATGTTGGAAGCAGTGTGATTGAGAAAGGAGGCCGCCGAATTGGGTTTGATTTGGATTACGACGAGAAAGACGGCAGTTATAATAGAATCAAGAGCTTGGTGACTGAGGAGCTAAAACAATACTTCAGGCCAGAGTTTTTGAATAGGTTGGATGAAATGATTGTTTTCAGACAACTCACAAAATTGGAGGTGAAGGAGATAGCAGACATAATGCTCAAGGAGGTGTTTCAGAGACTGAAGGTCAAAGAAATTGAACTTCAAGTAACAGAAAGATTTAGGGACAGGGTGGTTGATGAAGGTTATAATCCTAGTTACGGAGCTAGGCCTCTAAGAAGAGCCATCATGCGACTTTTGGAGGATAGCATGGCTGAGAAAATGCTCGCTAGAGAGATCAAAGAGGGTGATTCTGTCATTGTGGATGTTGATTCTGATGGTAAAGTGATTGTTCTCAACGGTAGCAGCGGCGCTCCAGAGTCGTTACCAGAGGCTCTTTCTATATAA
- the LOC131657883 gene encoding cation/H(+) antiporter 4-like, with product MVPVFEDYKKILFPYGSQDTLATIAALGYVLFLFETGVKMDFNMILKTGRKGWAIIVFGLIAPMVIGFFVRHLAGKSDLENITLEGDIVMVGHNTTSFVVIVSLLNDLKLLNSELGRLALSAALVGDIFSNVFVTFSSIMINTNHHIPIGIRFGSLVGIVIFILFIYRPTMFWIVEHTSEGKEVKDIYINIVIGTLFVLCWISGQLERGPIFLPFIFGLATPAGPLLGSTLIKRVHLLGIKLFLPIFMTTSTMKMEYGFWNLTKSPTFDIVMFVFFSGYFVKMVTCYLVSIFYKMPLKDGISLALLLNCKGVVEVTMYSTALDRNDISPKTYGVVMILIMISICMTHMLVKCLYDPSRKYVGYQKRNLFHMKSNSELKILVCIHKQHHVTFITRFIDLCYPIVEDPVTVDALHLIELAGRYSPIFISHKKKKVVALNLHDSYSDSVILSLKLYEHDKQGAAIVNPYTAISPVNLMHEDICHLALDKVSSLIILPFHRKWSSDGKVEYDDINIRTINCNVLDKSPCSVGILVNRAVYPTDSSLRLALVFLGGNDDREALCLAKRAARVTSIELVIYHIVDKNKSGKEKENLSTMLDIAMLKDVQLEQSRMGNVTFRGIEVEGGSQTLDVLRQMVDEHDFIIVGRRHGIDSHQTSGLQDWSEFPELGPVGDYLASSDLDCKASILVVQQQICL from the exons ATGGTGCCAGTATTTGAGGACTACAAGAAAATATTGTTTCCTTATGGAAGTCAAGATACACTTGCAACAATAGCAGCACTTGGTTATGTGTTATTCTTATTCGAAACCGGTGTAAAAATGGATTTCAACATGATTTTAAAAACAGGAAGAAAAGGATGGGCGATTATAGTTTTCGGGTTGATAGCTCCTATGGTAATTGGTTTCTTTGTCCGTCATTTAGCGGGTAAGagtgatcttgaaaatattactCTTGAAGGAGATATAGTAATGGTAGGACACAATACAACATCATTTGTAGTGATTGTTTCTCTTTTGAATGACCTTAAACTTCTAAACTCCGAACTTGGAAGATTAGCATTATCTGCTGCTTTGGTTGGTGACATATTCAGTAACGTTTTTGTAACTTTTTCATCTATTATGATTAATACCAATCACCATATTCCAATTGGTATAAGGTTTGGATCTTTAGTTGGCATTGTTATCTTCATTTTGTTTATCTATCGTCCTACCATGTTTTGGATTGTTGAACATACATCTGAAGGGAAAGAAGTTAAGGACATTTACATCAACATTGTTATTGGGACTCTTTTTGTTTTGTGTTGGATTTCGGGACAACTAGAAAGAGGTCCtatttttttaccttttattttcgGATTGGCTACGCCTGCAGGACCTCTCTTGGGATCTACATTGATTAAAAGGGTTCATTTATTGGGCATAAAATTGTTTTTGCCAATTTTCATGACTACTAGTACAATGAAGATGGAATATGGCTTCTGGAATTTAACAAAATCTCCCACGTTTGatattgttatgtttgttttctTTAGTGGTTACTTTGTCAAAATGGTAACATGTTATTTAGTCTCAATCTTTTACAAAATGCCTTTAAAAGATGGTATCTCTCTTGCCCTACTTTTGAACTGCAAAGGTGTTGTGGAAGTAACCATGTACTCTACTGCATTGGACAGAAAT GATATTAGCCCGAAAACATATGGTGTGGTTATGATATTAATCATGATTTCAATTTGCATGACTCACATGTTGGTAAAATGTTTGTATGATCCTTCAAGGAAATATGTTGGCTACCAAAAAAGAAACCTATTTCATATGAAATCCAACTCAGAACTAAAGATACTAGTTTGCATTCATAAACAACACCATGTAACTTTTATCACCAGATTTATTGATCTATGTTACCCTATAGTAGAAGATCCTGTCACCGTAGACGCATTGCATTTAATCGAATTAGCTGGACGGTACTCGCCAATTTTCATTTCTCACAAGAAGAAGAAAGTTGTTGCTTTAAACTTGCATGACTCTTATTCTGATAGTGTTATTCTTAGTCTCAAACTATATGAACATGACAAACAAGGTGCGGCAATTGTAAACCCTTACACAGCAATATCTCCAGTTAACTTAATGCATGAAGATATTTGTCACCTAGCATTGGACAAGGTTTCATCACTTATCATCCTTCCTTTTCATAGAAAATGGTCAAGTGATGGCAAAGTTGAATACGATGATATAAACATAAGGACTATAAATTGTAATGTATTGGACAAATCTCCATGCTCAGTTGGAATCTTAGTGAATCGTGCCGTTTATCCAACAGATTCATCGCTTCGATTAGCCTTGGTGTTTTTGGGTGGAAATGATGATAGAGAGGCTTTATGTTTAGCGAAACGGGCGGCACGAGTCACTAGCATTGAGCTTGTGATATACCACATTGTAGACAAGAACAAAAGTGGAAAGGAAAAGGAAAATTTGTCGACAATGCTTGATATAGCAATGTTAAAAGATGTGCAGTTAGAACAGTCTAGAATGGGAAATGTAACATTTAGAGGAATAGAAGTGGAGGGTGGATCACAAACACTTGATGTTCTTCGTCAAATGGTAGATGAACATGATTTTATTATAGTTGGTAGAAGACATGGAATTGATTCTCATCAGACTTCTGGGCTTCAAGATTGGAGTGAGTTTCCTGAGTTGGGTCCTGTTGGAGATTATTTGGCTTCCTCAGATCTTGATTGCAAGGCATCAATTTTAGTAGTGCAACAACAAATATGCCTATAG